In Phragmites australis chromosome 17, lpPhrAust1.1, whole genome shotgun sequence, the following are encoded in one genomic region:
- the LOC133897669 gene encoding small ribosomal subunit protein bS16m/bS16c-like produces the protein MVVRIRLARFGCRNRPFYRVMAADSRSPRDGKHLEVLGYYNPLPGQDGGKRMGLKFDRVKYWLSVGAQPSDPVQRILFRAGLLPPPPMLAMARKGGPRDRCPIHPMTGRPLDLEGVKIVDDSNAPEGDAEEPTNEVAS, from the exons ATGGTGGTCCGGATCCGGCTGGCGCGGTTCGGGTGCCGGAACCGGCCCTTCTACCGGGTGATGGCCGCCGACAGCCGCTCCCCACGGGACGGCAAGCATCTTGAGGTCCTCGGCTACTACAACCCGCTCCCAG GGCAGGATGGTGGCAAAAGGATGGGTTTGAAATTCGACCGGGTCAA GTACTGGCTGTCAGTTGGGGCACAACCATCAGATCCTGTGCAGCGAATTCTTTTTCGAGCAGGACTTCTGCCACCACCTCCAATGCTAGCTATGGCTAGAAAGGGTGGGCCTCGTGATAGGTGCCCCATTCATCCAATGACTGGGCGCCCCTTGGATCTTGAAGGCGTCAAAATTGTTGATGACTCCAATGCTCCTGAAGGTGATGCTGAAGAACCTACAAATGAGGTGGCTTCATAA
- the LOC133897401 gene encoding pathogenesis-related thaumatin-like protein 3.5 gives MQHAKPSSPRKASFAAFPFLTSLSITSFKSLEHGSNVFPFLPLSININFHNQISMEEPITCKLWLLLLALSSWFHVSMAMTFTISNYCSHPIWPGTLAGAGTSQLSTTGFKLDPGQTVQLAAPVGWSGRIWARTGCVFDADGAGVCQTGDCGGRMECRGAGAAPPATLFEVTLGKGSGEDFYDVSLVDGYNLPVVAIPRARQGACNTTGCMADLNRSCPRELQVDCGGGAIACRSACEAFGQDRYCCSGAYATPDACHPTVYSSIFKSACPRAYSYAYDDNTSTFTCKASDYTIAFCLPTSGIKKSDATFLGAQIDSQSTGDGNAPPIYSNGGYKPPVYNYGGGGYRSPAMTASSASTRYILQPWLLLPLVFIF, from the exons ATGCAACATGCTAAACCAAGCTCACCAAGAAAAGCTTCCTTTGCAGCATTTCCCTTCCTTACCTCCCTCTCAATCACAAGCTTTAAATCTCTCGAGCATGGTTCCAATGTCTTCccctttcttcctctttctaTCAACATCAATTTCCATAACCAAATCAGCATGGAAGAGCCAATAACTTGCAAGCTATGGCTGCTTCTGCTGGCGTTGAGTTCTTGGTTCCATGTTTCAATGGCAATGACGTTCACCATATCGAACTACTGCTCCCACCCGATATGGCCGGGGAcgctcgccggcgccggcacgTCGCAGCTGTCCACGACGGGGTTCAAGTTGGACCCCGGGCAGACGGTCCAGCTGGCCGCGCCGGTGGGGTGGTCGGGGCGGATATGGGCGCGGACGGGGTGCGTGTTCGACGCGGACGGCGCGGGCGTGTGCCAGACGGGCGACTGCGGCGGGCGGATGGAGtgccgcggcgccggcgcggcgccGCCGGCCACGCTGTTCGAGGTCACGCTGGGGAAAGGCTCGGGCGAGGACTTCTACGACGTGAGCCTCGTCGACGGCTACAACCTGCCCGTCGTCGCGATCCCGCGGGCGCGGCAGGGCGCGTGCAACaccaccggctgcatggccgaccTCAACCGCT CGTGCCCGAGGGAGCTGCAGGTGgactgcggcggcggcgctatCGCGTGCCGGAGCGCGTGCGAGGCGTTCGGGCAGGACAGGTACTGCTGCAGCGGCGCGTACGCCACGCCGGATGCCTGCCACCCGACGGTGTACTCCTCCATCTTCAAGTCGGCGTGCCCGCGCGCCTACAGCTACGCCTACGACGACAACACCAGCACCTTCACCTGCAAGGCATCCGACTACACCATCGCCTTCTGCCTCCCGACCTCCGG GATAAAGAAGTCCGATGCTACGTTTCTCGGAGCACAAATCGACAGCCAGAGCACCGGGGATGGCAATGCGCCGCCGATTTACAGCAACGGTGGTTACAAACCGCCGGTTTACAACTATGGAGGCGGAGGTTATCGTTCGCCGGCGATGACGGCCTCGTCGGCGAGCACCAGATACATCCTCCAGCCGTGGCTCCTGCTACCGCTCGTCTTCATTTTCTGA